The genomic region CAGTTAGGTCATTGTTCTTTCTGCATTCGATTTGAAATCCCACTCTGCATAAGTTAGGTTGCAGTCGGATTTCTCTCTCCGTAAAGTAGATTAGAAAACCAAACGAACCTGAAAGTTTATGCAAAGCCAAACAATTTGAGAATAATAGGCTGCTAATCCTGATTAGAACAAGCAACCGACCTAAACCGAACAATAGATGAAGTGATATAAATATAATGTATATATCtccatatatatttatatatacgtaCTGCAACCCCGACTctcttcttctcctctctctctctctttgaaaGATTTGAAAGTTTGTAACTTCTGTGTCTGCATTTAACATGGCCAGCAGCTGCTGCAACCGTCCACATAAAATTCATAAACAGTTTTGGACAAATGTGCACAATTATTAACACACTTTCGTCTTCCACCCCATAATTATTTCTACAAACTGATCATATTCAAGAACACAGAGCATATCCCTCAGAATATTCTTTTTGTCGATCATCTTCCTCAGCCAACCAGTCCCAACCCTAAATTTGCATGGCACACTCCGTTATGTGAAGTTCTTCAATGTCCATCAATCTTTTTCCCTTCAAAATTAAAGCACTtgtgcatatatacatatatacagatGGATAGATATACGGGTAATGGGCAGTGAGAGGTATTTGCCTTTCAAATATCAGGTCTAGTACCTTTCAGCAATATTTTCTACTTGTAAGCTTTCCTTTTTTTCATCTCCTTCCTCCTCTATTCTTTTTGCAgattcccccttttttttttcttttttttattctttgacCACCCACTAGCCTAGCTTAAATGTACATATATGTGCAGGTAGTGAGTGCTTAGAGATAGGTGAGTGATTAATTAGAGATAATTAAACATCATGAGTGTCTTGTCATCAGCAGTAATTACAAAGAGTTGTGGGGGCTGGTAGTAGTAATTTGTTTTATAGCGGTCCTTTGGAGAAAGTTGATTGATGGGAGAAGTCTCCCATGATAAAAGAGAGGATTGCTGCTCTCCCACAAGGATTAACATCCAGGAGCAGCAGTCCACCACGGacatgcagcagcagcagcaccatCACTGCATGGAAATCCCAATGGGGATGGAGTTGCACAAAGTAGTTGCCCCGCCTTACAGAAGCACTTTTCGTAAGCTGCTGGCCAAGCTCAAAGAAACATTCTTTCCAGATGACCCTCTTTACCAATTCAAAGGTCAGCCACCAAAGAAAAAATGGATTCTTGGAGCTCAGTATGTCTTTCCAATCCTTGAGTGGGGCCCGAATTACAGCTTCAAGCTCCTCAAATCAGACATCATTTCTGGTGTCACCATCGCCAGTTTAGCCATCCCTCAGGTACTTCAATTATTAGAACTTAATctttacttttacttttgatTTCAATGTATATGTGTTAGGCTAGTTGATCAGGACACAAAGCCGGTTCGGGTACATTTGCTTAGGCCTATTGGTCAGGACAATGTTTAAGCCGTTCGGCGAGGTCAATGTCTTAAGTCGGTTTGTCTGGTCAGTCTGTTAGCCTAGTAGGCCAAGACAATGTCTCAGGCCGATTGGCCTGAATGGCGTCTTAGTCCATTTGGCTAATACAGTGCGTTAGCTCCTCGTATCCGAGTTTGAATTGTTTtcctgaaaattaaattaattcaaaaaaacataatatcGCCTCATCaacaaccctttttttttcctttttcttcaggGAATCAGTTATGCTAAGCTTGCGAATCTACCTCCGATTGTGGGTCTCTGTGAGTAATTTATTTCTGGTATTTCTTTGCATATTCATACGTATCGACTGAAGTTTCTTTACCCCTTCTCACAATTTTTACTTCTGTTGCATTTGTAAATTGTTGTGATGGAATTTGTAGATTCCAGCTTCGTTCCTCCTTTGCTGTATGCTGTCCTTGGAAGCTCAAAGGATCTTGCAGTAGGACCTGTTTCCATTGCTTCCCTAATCATGGGATCGATGCTCATGCAAGAAGTATCTCCCACCAAAGAACCCTACTTGTTCCTCCAACTTGCCTTCACTTCAACCTTCTTTAGTGGCATCCTCCAAGCTTCCCTAGGTTTATTAAGGTAATTAATCCCCCTCCTAATTTTTGAGACAATCGATACTGGGGAGGGGGAATCAAACCCGAAAGTTTCGAGTCAGGGGTTGAATGCTCTTAACCAACTGAACTGCTatggttttgtattttttgtttccGAGAACCCGAAAATGATTCAAGATTGATGTGTGCAGGCTTGGATTTATAATCGATTTTCTTTCAAAGGCTACTCTACTTGGTTTCATGGCCGGAGCTGCTGTGATAGTCTCTCTACAACAGCTTAAGAGTCTCCTTGGAATCACACATTTCACCAAGAAAATGGCAATCATCCCTGTTCTTAGCTCTGTTTTTCATGAAAGAAAGGAGGTATTAATTTCAGTTAAACAGTGATTACTCTGAATAAAGTGTTTAGCTTTCCTGGTAATAACTACAGAGCGACCAATTTTTTTGACCATTTTTATAAATTACATGATGTGATGATTGatgattaaattcattttttaaatacGACCTCAATCATCAATCACTATATCATGTGTTCTGCAAaaaatgttctaaaaatttcatCTTCCTATATACATTTTCTGTATATTAATCATATTTTGTGTCATTTTCTTCTGTTCTTGAACTAATAATTTGGGTGCTTTTTTGTTCAGTGGTCATGGCAAACCATTGTAATGGGCGTTTGCTTCCTTGTGCTGCTCCTAATCGCAAGACACGTTGTATGTTCTCCCTTCCACTTTTGTCTTAAAACTTGTCTTCTTCTCGGATATTTGGTTGGTAGTATCACAATTAATCACATATTGTCatgttaaaaaaattttaaattggcaTGACAACATATTATTCCCTTGCGCATCGCTACTGTGACATCTTTGATTTTCACCATGCATTATGTTAACTTGATTAACTAAATCATTAACATCGATTCATGATCGTTATAACAACATTTTCTCTTCATTGATACATAGCACTAAGTGAGATAGAAAatgaataatcaaaattaaaaataaaatatttaaaagttgtgaaaatcaaatttaacggCTAAAACATTAACATTGAAACTAAACCCGTTATAAcagttcaaacttcaaagtcAATGATGCGATTTTCAAATGTGTTTTATGATGATATTGGATTGGTGTGCGTTATTTTACCCACTCCACTATGATTTGAGTTGATCAAATTGTCACACACCACTGCAATTTGCAAACAAATACTTTATTCAAATTCTTGTATTCGGATGTCACCGTGGCGGTGTCTCTGGTACATGTAAGTCCGTCTCGAGTAGAAAAACTGACAAATTTAATTAACCTTCACATTGTGTTGCGTGCCATGGAATGCAGAGCATAAAGAAGCCAAAGCTGTTCTGGGTCTCAGCTGGAGCCCCTCTGGTGTCTGTGATCATTTCCACTGTGATTGTCTTTGCATTCAAAGCCGATCGCCATGGCATCAGTGTGGTAAGTTGTTTGCTTGCTCGGACCCACACTCCACCATCCATATCTGGACCCACACCAAATTCTAAGATGTtcattttcttgaatttttatgTATTGGCAGATTGGAGAATTAGAGAAAGGACTGAACCCACCATCATGGAACATGTTGGTTTTCCATGGATCCCACCTTGCACTTGCAATCAAGACTGGGATTATCACTGGCATTATTGCCCTCACTGTAAGTTAAAACCTCTGTATCATCGGTACTATATCGATATCATTGTGACCAACAAAATGTATGGATACATTTTTTACGGTTTTGATTGGTTTGACTGATTGATTTTTGCATCAACTTTGTAGGAAGGTATTGCAGTAGGAAGAACTTTTGCTAATATAAGAGAATACAGAgtggatggaaacaaggagatGATAGCAATTGGGATCATGAACGTTGTTGGCTCCACCACTTCCTGCTATATTACAACAGGTTCACATTCATTGATTATAGATCACAAATTAATAATATTCAACTGAAAGACGCTATTCAGACTCTCTCGAAAACAAGTGCACTTGGACTTGTTGATACTCATAATATTTTATCTTCATTGTGTTATACTAGGTCGAAAACTACAACGTGAGTTTTATGGCAAAAATTAAAGCGTCAGCAAGCTTAAGTGAGACTTGCTTTCGAGAGAGTCTGAATAGCAATCTTCTTTCCATTTACAAAAATTTTAGAATAGACCGACCCATAGCATAGATTATTAAGTGAATGAACGTCTAGATGTGCGGTCAAATATCAAAACCTAGGGATCCAACGACCAAAAATCTCGATGCATACTATTCTTCGGTCCAGAGTAGAAAACCCTAGAATTTGATAACAACgtttttattttgatgatgGATTTCAGGATCATTCTCAAGGTCAGCGGTGAATCACAATGCTGGAGCAAAGACAGCAATGTCGAACATAGTAATGTCGCTGACAGTTATGGTGACACTGCTGTTTCTGATGCCTCTGTTCCATTACACTCCCAATGTAATTCTGGGTGCAATTATCGTGACTGCTGTGGTCGGCCTCATTGATGTCCCAGCTGCTTACCACATATGGAAGATCGACAAATATGACTTCCTAGTCTTGATCTGTGCCTTCTTGGGAGTCATCTTTCTCTCTGTCCAACAAGGCCTCGCCATAGCGGTAACTACACAAACAATGAACCgtaattatttttttcagaaCTGGTTATAAGAAAAGACGCTAAAGAGACTATAAGCCGCATGTAAACCGCAGTTTTAGTGCGCAGCTATTGTTTGTTTAGCGTCCCTCCGAATATATTTCTTTTATATGAAGTTTGTTGCCGGTTTGGTTTGCGCATATTTTCCGATGTAACCCTAATGATAGGTTATTTGACGACATGAACAGGTTGGGATATCGGTTTTCAAGGTTTTGCTGCAAGTGACGAGGCCGAGGACGGTGGTGTTGGGAAACATACCGGGAACGGACGTATTCAGAGACCTGCACCAGTACAACGAATCGGCAGTGAGTGTGCCTGGTTTCCTAATCATACTCATCGAAGCTGCCATCAACTTTGCCAACACTACTTATCTCAATGAACGGATTTTGAGATGGATAGAAGAAGAAGGTGACGGGAACAAGGTTGAAAACATtagatttgttgttgtagatATGTCAGGTAAAGTTTGCTAATCTTGAGCATCAATTCCCTCCTCTTTCAAAGACAAGCTTAATTCGCCGGGATGTCACAACATTCCAAACCAATCACGCACTCTAGTGCGCTTTAACTTTTCAACTTGGCAGTGCGTTATTAGCTTGAAATGTTGATACAGTGACATACCTGTTGCATGAAGGTTCTTCCCGCCAATTGGGTATCTCACATTTTACTAAGCCGGCAGTTAAAACGGCTCCTttgtgtcctttttttttttttttttttttcagctgtGAGCACAATCGACACAACTGGGATCACACTTTTCGAAGATATAAGGAAATCAATCCGAAAGAAGGGGATTAAGGTAAGTTGGTTAATTTCATGTCTACATATACGTTGTTCTTGGTTTGGATCTTAGGTACCGTAAATTTGACagtaaataatgaaataatTACAGCTGGTGCTGGTAAATCCACTGGCGGAGGTGATGGACAAACTGCAGAAGGTGAATAACGGAGACGAAGAATTCATGCTTTACTTGTCCGTCGGAGAGGCAGTGGCTTCTCTGTCGATGGGAATGAAGAATTCAAACATGTACAATGAAGAAATGCAGGCCCATGATGTTCcctaattatcttttaattatACTCCTAAATTCAGACAGCATGATCCAAAATAACGAGAAGTTTTCAGATATATAAAATGAACCATCATTACACGTTCCCCGTCTTTGGTAAGATGTTCCTAGTTCTAGACAAATAATATTGTCAAGTTACCTGTAATTTTGTGTGTAAGTTTATTTTACGTTGCCGATCTTAAGCTcgaaaaaaaaaggccaaagaTAGGGTGTCAGGTAGTTGAGTACTCTGTTTCCACGTCAAATCCCATAGTTTGTATCTTTAACATTCTGTATCACTATGTAGTTTTTGTGGGTCGTTGATTCCCTTAGTGCAACTAAagttttctccataactcaaTACAATAGCATGTGTTTTTGTACACTAAACATGGAGCATTACTTGCTGGGCAAGTGATTTCTGCAAACTTATATGTAATCCGTAATTTATAGTTAAATTGAAATATCGCTCgaataaaaaaacatatgaaGTACAACAGATTAGTGTGAGATATGCATCAAACTTTATCATAAAGACAGGTGCAATTGAGCTGGGCTTGAATGGGCCCAAGCCCAACTAGTCAGTGTCGTATTTATCCAATATTTATCGTATAACAACAGGCTCGCAAAGACAAAAAATTCTCTATCATATTTATCACAAGCACCACGCTGTTTTCTGCAAACTTAAAATCCTTTCAACGCCGAAGGTAACTTGTCAGGATTCTTCTGGAAATATGCAGCAATGGCTATTAGAATGATGAGTATGATGACCCATAAGCTCAACACTCCTCCTGCAACCAAACCAAACAGAATTATGTCTCATACTTCATGAACTCAAAGTGCAACGACGTGAATGAACTCGATACTTGTCCCGCCATACAAAAGGTGTTTTCGGGTGGATATAATGGACTCAAAATTTCCCATTTCAACTTTGCATTTATTCATCAACTATCGAGAACTCAAGGAGGTCACCAAAACCGTGTGGTGTTTTAATTTCTAAGTTCTGTGATAGCATAAACGATGGAGTGTGTTGAATTTGGTTGCTTATATCACTAGAGCTCTGAACAACCGGATCGGCCTCCAAACATAGGTTCAggttagtattttttattaccATGATGACTTTATCAGGTTGTAAGAGCAGTTCAACAATTTGCAAGAATAGCGTTGAGGATATGTTATTGAATTATCCCACAAAAAATTATGGTAGGCACTTACcatttttcttctcctcctcaaGTGTGGACACCCTTGCACTTGAATCCAGGGATGCCGAAGCCAAAGCTCTGTATTTAAAACCACACTTCACTAACAGTTCAAGGGGTAGAAGAAACATAAAGTTGAGGCGTTGTTTACCTTGAATCATGTGAGAAACTCAAAGCAGTTACGAAGCCCATGTGTGCTTTCTTAACCACTTTATGAATCCGCATTCTGGTTGGATTTACTATAACAAGATCTCCACCAGTTGTCCCACTGCATTTTCATCAATCAAACGTGTTACTTTTCTCCTTTATCCAGAAAACCAATGCAATTACTGTTAAAATGATGATCTCAAACGACACCATATAAAGTCTCATTCAACACATTGCACTATATGAAAAGCATCTCGAAAAATGTTAAACAGTAAGCTTGTAATATAAATTTTACCATGCAAGGAGTTTTCCGTCAGCTGAAACATCAAAGGTGGAAATAATGTCTTTACTAATAGTCTTTGATCCAATCCTCTTCCAAGTAGTCATGTTCCATGTTACAATGCTTCCCGATTTATCTATATTATACAATAGACagataaaaataattaactcaTGCAGAGGTAGAGCAAGAGCAGTTATCCAGAGAACAGATGAATTGTTTTTCACTTACCtgcaaaatataaaatatgacCCCCATTATCAGTTACAGAAAATCTGCAACCGCAAAAGACCTCATCCTGCATGTATTATACGCATTGGTTACATTAAATGAAAAGCGTGAGGAACCTCTAATTCATATTTAATGACCAAGAGGTCACACCAGAAAGGTAGGTTAAATGATTCACAACAATGCAGGGATAGAGGTGTCAATGGCTCGATATACATTTTTTAGTTGGCGTCCAATAAGCTTACAACTAAATAGTAAATACGATGCATGCACCCAGGTCAATCTACAAAGTTAAAGATAATTTCAATCCAcataaagttgaaaaccaaaTATTTTTATCAGGAAAGAATTTCAGATATTGCTAACCTTTTCCGGTGGTAGAGAAGCTACAACAGTAGATGAAGTTACATCCCACACCCTACCAGGGCCTCTATCTCCTAAGGAGACGAGAAATTTCCCATCAGGGCTGCAAGAAAGCCAAGCCAGATCATCAGCAACTACAAGTTACAAATAAAAGACGTACAAAGTAAGTTTTTCAATGCCGCCATTAATGCAAACCTGAAATCTAATTGCTTCATTGTGGTATGAGCTTTATCTTCGTCGAGAATAATCTCCATGCTAGGCCACTTGAAAACCCTTAACTTGCCATCCTGTACTGCACCAAATGAGAGCATCATTATACGGTATGCTATTCAACATCAAATCTAAAAACAATCCAGAAAACGCAAATGTTGATACTAATACATTTCGACAAATACAATTGAAAGTTGAAACCAAACTAAAAAGGTGAAGGAGGAGCCATACCTCGCCTCCAGCAGCAAGCAAGGTACCGTCTTTGTCGAAAGCCAAGGCTAACTGTTGTCCAACATCTTGCAATTGCTCCAGCACTCTCTCAGACTGCCTCAAAGCCAGTTTAGGAACTTGGTTGCTTTCTTCCTCCAATTCAAACCACCTGCAAAAGGAAATGTATTTGCATATATCCTACTGCTCATGAACCTAAATTGGCAATGTGCAGActttcattttaaaaaacatAGTAAATCTGAGCTAGATAAAGACCTGCAACTATCAGGGAAGGAGCAAACGAGACCGCTACCGGCGGGGTGAACCGCCATTCTATACGGCAAAGCAGAGCTAGTGTTGAGCTTAGCCACCTGAAAAATCAAACACCAGACACTCCAATTACAACAGGTAGGCACTCCACTTACATATATGCAAAAATTGGAAGGGTGGGATTGGGGATTGAAGTATTACCGGTTGACTGGAGAGAGAAACGGAGGCGGGATCGAATTGGGCGACGACGATGGCGTTTGGGACGCCGCTGCGGCCCTCTCCGCCACCGCCGGAGAAAACGACGTGGTTTTGGTTGGAATCGAATTGGGCTAATTCAGTCTGGGTCTCAGTCTTCTGCGTCTGAGTCTCGGTTTCCTTTTGGTCGTCGCCGGCGTCGTCTTGATCCTGGTCGGGTCGTTTGGATTTGCCGAGGCCGGGGAGCCAAGCGGCGGCGTAGAAGGGGACTCCGTACTTCTGGTAGTTGTTGGGAAGGTCCATTAGCAATTGGGGATTGTTTTTCAGATCAGATCTCTCTCCCTTTCAGTGTAACCGTAGGTCTCGTTCACCGATCCATATCTGTTTTGGCGTTTGCAGTAAGTCCTTGTCTGAAAATATCGGAGCCAAACTGAATAatatagtgtttttttttttaataattggcTTAGATCTGTTTTGGCGTTATTGTTAATGTATTCACACCGTACGTTTTGTGATCGACTTCTCATGCTCGTGAATCATACAACTTGAGGAGGTTGAAATGCGATTCTTTCCATcgtcataaaaattaaattgtcGTGACAAAACCACTAACCgattatttcttttcataaaagaaaaatactcaTCCATTATAGCCATGTGGCTACGCTCATGTATGTActtgacaatatatatatatatatatagtacatgTTACTTTGTATTTTAACTCAAGTTAAAATTCATCACAACCAAACTTGAATTCGATTTCTGACATTAGTGAATCACGCATTGATGGAGAATGGAGTTGAAATGCCTTTATAAATCTTTCCGAGCCCAAAAGGATGAACCATGGTAACGAAACCACTAACTGGtctctttttaaattaaaacaaaacagtcAACAACTATCTCTATGAGATTTCAGCTCATCTTCACTAATTAATTTCACATTTAGTAAATCGAATTTGGTTGTGGGTTTCATGACAAAACGTAAAACCTCTTTGCGAGCACAATTTTCCGAGTAAATGGGCCACTCATCAATAATCTgcacataaaaaaatatggatGTGTGTCTGTGCctgtaattttcattttccccaGAGTATTCCGAGGATAACGATCAGTGAATACAATTGA from Pyrus communis chromosome 4, drPyrComm1.1, whole genome shotgun sequence harbors:
- the LOC137730805 gene encoding probable sulfate transporter 3.3, producing the protein MGEVSHDKREDCCSPTRINIQEQQSTTDMQQQQHHHCMEIPMGMELHKVVAPPYRSTFRKLLAKLKETFFPDDPLYQFKGQPPKKKWILGAQYVFPILEWGPNYSFKLLKSDIISGVTIASLAIPQGISYAKLANLPPIVGLYSSFVPPLLYAVLGSSKDLAVGPVSIASLIMGSMLMQEVSPTKEPYLFLQLAFTSTFFSGILQASLGLLRLGFIIDFLSKATLLGFMAGAAVIVSLQQLKSLLGITHFTKKMAIIPVLSSVFHERKEWSWQTIVMGVCFLVLLLIARHVSIKKPKLFWVSAGAPLVSVIISTVIVFAFKADRHGISVIGELEKGLNPPSWNMLVFHGSHLALAIKTGIITGIIALTEGIAVGRTFANIREYRVDGNKEMIAIGIMNVVGSTTSCYITTGSFSRSAVNHNAGAKTAMSNIVMSLTVMVTLLFLMPLFHYTPNVILGAIIVTAVVGLIDVPAAYHIWKIDKYDFLVLICAFLGVIFLSVQQGLAIAVGISVFKVLLQVTRPRTVVLGNIPGTDVFRDLHQYNESAVSVPGFLIILIEAAINFANTTYLNERILRWIEEEGDGNKVENIRFVVVDMSAVSTIDTTGITLFEDIRKSIRKKGIKLVLVNPLAEVMDKLQKVNNGDEEFMLYLSVGEAVASLSMGMKNSNMYNEEMQAHDVP
- the LOC137730806 gene encoding SEC12-like protein 2, translated to MDLPNNYQKYGVPFYAAAWLPGLGKSKRPDQDQDDAGDDQKETETQTQKTETQTELAQFDSNQNHVVFSGGGGEGRSGVPNAIVVAQFDPASVSLSSQPVAKLNTSSALPYRMAVHPAGSGLVCSFPDSCRWFELEEESNQVPKLALRQSERVLEQLQDVGQQLALAFDKDGTLLAAGGEDGKLRVFKWPSMEIILDEDKAHTTMKQLDFSPDGKFLVSLGDRGPGRVWDVTSSTVVASLPPEKDEVFCGCRFSVTDNGGHILYFADKSGSIVTWNMTTWKRIGSKTISKDIISTFDVSADGKLLACGTTGGDLVIVNPTRMRIHKVVKKAHMGFVTALSFSHDSRALASASLDSSARVSTLEEEKKNGGVLSLWVIILIILIAIAAYFQKNPDKLPSALKGF